One genomic segment of Pseudoalteromonas sp. GCY includes these proteins:
- a CDS encoding MBL fold metallo-hydrolase produces MRSIMAFILLGLIVAQPACSGEFELLYQSDTAKVVRDKSYGTNIGIFATKRGVVIIDPTAEDTNLPKLNDLIQNSFQTEKKYLLNTHSHSDHTGGNAFFQQQGFTLIESPQGLKELGVIKHTQAVSHTANDNIFFHPTSNILFTGDIYTTNWHPTFYAGGLTGFNEAVDLLLSIGDQNTLIVPGHGKPTTKRELEQHRIQTFALVERVKILNQAGKSVEQIKSDAKIKRLLAQFNLEGRQPFLPERALTRFIERTITVLGQANKA; encoded by the coding sequence ATGCGGTCTATTATGGCGTTCATCTTATTGGGCTTAATTGTTGCTCAGCCAGCTTGTAGCGGTGAGTTTGAATTGCTTTATCAATCTGACACAGCAAAAGTTGTTAGAGATAAAAGTTATGGCACGAACATTGGGATCTTTGCAACGAAAAGGGGAGTGGTGATCATTGACCCCACAGCTGAAGATACGAATTTGCCAAAGCTCAATGATTTGATACAGAATAGCTTTCAGACCGAGAAAAAATACCTGCTAAATACGCATAGTCATTCGGATCACACAGGTGGTAACGCTTTTTTTCAACAGCAAGGTTTTACACTTATTGAGAGCCCGCAAGGGTTAAAGGAGCTTGGGGTGATAAAGCATACTCAAGCAGTTTCACATACCGCCAATGACAACATCTTCTTTCATCCTACGAGCAATATTTTGTTTACCGGAGACATTTACACCACAAACTGGCATCCAACATTTTATGCTGGGGGCTTAACGGGTTTTAATGAAGCGGTAGACTTACTTTTATCGATTGGCGATCAAAATACGTTGATTGTGCCAGGTCATGGCAAGCCCACAACGAAACGTGAACTCGAACAACATAGAATTCAAACATTCGCTTTGGTTGAGCGGGTTAAGATTTTGAATCAGGCGGGTAAGTCGGTTGAGCAAATAAAGAGCGATGCTAAGATCAAGCGCTTATTAGCACAGTTTAATCTTGAAGGAAGACAACCTTTTCTTCCAGAGCGGGCGCTTACCCGCTTTATTGAGCGCACTATTACCGTGTTAGGGCAAGCTAACAAAGCTTAA
- a CDS encoding efflux RND transporter periplasmic adaptor subunit has translation MDIHTSLAKTAKKPFRRWWLSTTLILLAAMGVWIVPHDQQIDAEKLKFATVQSGSIQFSVKGYGRLRSKISREITTAFAAQVETVLHLPGSRVEPDTVILQLTNPELTQQLHRERLVLARQKANVEALRLSQESERLVLKGQNTLLSSELENAKLREQAERQLVTQGIVSSLDHQRSILTVAQLSERVKLAQQQLSQTSALHKQRIEIELELLKEYELSYQVALQAVEQLQVTAGISGMLQQVHASQGQAITRGQALAVVGSERTLVADLLVPEREASEIILGQRAVVDTFVGKVEAKVSRIVPIVQDGRIAIELALLGELPSNARPLLTVEGQIFTAKKTVALSLIKPPRATPQSQSQLFVLDKQNNMLIKKSFKFGKLAGNAIEVLEGGVSGERVVVSEMSDYQHLEKITIKSLNR, from the coding sequence ATGGATATTCACACAAGCCTTGCTAAAACGGCTAAAAAGCCATTTCGTCGGTGGTGGCTGTCAACAACCCTTATTTTGCTCGCTGCAATGGGCGTATGGATTGTGCCTCACGACCAGCAAATAGATGCTGAAAAGCTTAAATTTGCCACCGTTCAATCCGGATCGATACAATTTAGTGTTAAAGGCTATGGCCGGTTACGCTCAAAGATCAGTAGAGAGATCACGACCGCATTTGCAGCGCAAGTTGAAACCGTACTGCATCTTCCAGGCAGCAGGGTAGAGCCAGACACCGTTATTTTACAGTTAACCAATCCTGAGTTAACTCAGCAACTCCACCGAGAAAGACTAGTACTCGCTAGGCAAAAAGCTAATGTTGAAGCGTTAAGGCTAAGCCAAGAAAGTGAGCGACTAGTATTGAAAGGACAAAATACCCTACTCAGCAGTGAGCTTGAAAATGCCAAATTGCGAGAGCAGGCTGAGCGCCAATTAGTTACTCAAGGCATAGTTTCAAGCTTAGATCATCAGCGCTCAATCTTAACTGTTGCTCAGTTAAGCGAGCGAGTAAAGCTCGCTCAGCAGCAACTTAGCCAAACCAGTGCATTACACAAGCAAAGAATTGAGATTGAGCTAGAACTATTAAAAGAATATGAGCTGAGCTATCAGGTCGCGCTTCAGGCGGTGGAGCAATTACAAGTCACTGCGGGGATCAGCGGCATGTTGCAGCAAGTACATGCCAGTCAAGGTCAAGCAATTACACGCGGGCAGGCGCTAGCTGTGGTGGGCAGTGAGCGGACTTTGGTAGCCGACTTACTGGTGCCAGAGCGAGAAGCAAGCGAGATTATCTTAGGTCAACGAGCGGTAGTAGACACCTTTGTTGGTAAGGTTGAGGCTAAGGTCAGCCGCATTGTGCCCATCGTACAAGACGGGCGTATTGCGATAGAGCTGGCATTACTTGGGGAGCTGCCAAGCAATGCTCGCCCACTTTTGACTGTTGAAGGGCAAATTTTTACAGCAAAAAAGACCGTCGCACTTTCACTTATTAAGCCACCGCGTGCAACTCCACAATCTCAGAGTCAATTATTTGTTTTAGATAAACAAAACAACATGCTTATCAAAAAAAGTTTCAAGTTTGGTAAACTAGCCGGCAATGCCATAGAAGTACTCGAAGGCGGTGTATCCGGTGAGCGAGTGGTGGTGTCAGAAATGTCTGACTACCAGCACCTAGAAAAAATAACAATTAAATCACTCAATCGGTAA
- a CDS encoding ABC transporter ATP-binding protein yields the protein MDKTILALHQVSKVFFGEDVETHAISNINLEIKQGDYVAITGPSGSGKSTLLSILGLLDEITSGSYRIQDIETSTLDADTQAELRNLHIGFVFQSFNLLDGLTVFDNVVLPLQYREPALATDEIERRVMGALKQVEMSHRAKHKPNQLSGGQQQRVAIARALAGEPSILLVDEPTGNLDSKNGDAVMALLGELNRQGTTICMVTHDIRYAGYAKRQIQLLDGVQVSSSVAKRDICTAEVV from the coding sequence ATGGACAAGACAATTTTGGCATTACATCAAGTGAGCAAAGTGTTCTTTGGCGAGGATGTTGAAACTCACGCAATTAGTAACATTAACCTTGAAATTAAACAGGGCGATTACGTTGCGATAACCGGCCCGTCAGGATCGGGAAAATCCACTCTATTGAGCATTCTTGGACTATTAGATGAAATCACTTCAGGCAGCTATCGCATCCAAGATATAGAAACCAGTACGCTAGACGCAGACACGCAAGCAGAGCTGCGTAATTTGCATATCGGTTTTGTCTTTCAGTCATTTAATCTACTGGATGGGTTAACGGTATTTGATAATGTGGTTTTACCGCTTCAGTATCGAGAGCCTGCGCTTGCGACTGACGAAATTGAGCGCCGTGTGATGGGGGCACTTAAGCAAGTTGAAATGTCCCACCGAGCAAAACATAAACCAAACCAACTATCTGGTGGCCAGCAGCAGCGAGTGGCTATTGCGCGTGCGCTTGCAGGCGAGCCAAGTATCTTACTAGTCGATGAACCAACAGGAAACCTCGACTCTAAAAATGGTGATGCGGTAATGGCCTTGCTGGGGGAGTTGAATAGGCAAGGCACAACCATTTGCATGGTGACGCACGATATTCGCTATGCAGGTTATGCCAAGCGGCAAATTCAGCTTTTAGATGGTGTACAGGTTTCATCAAGCGTTGCAAAACGCGATATTTGTACTGCGGAGGTGGTGTAA
- a CDS encoding ABC transporter permease, which yields MGFLQLRRQLGLAIKSLLQVPNFCITLVLTLALALSCFFVALSLFSGFFIKPLEIENESRFVVVEQKNVYQDRASEGLQSFQNMLNWYQAPSMYEKRALISSFSDVVENLAGKPKLTLTFASSDYFSMVKMPLALGRYLTPTKSISQKNPEVIISYKLWQQYFNGDDSVLGESLRIVGRLYTIVGVAARTHVDPYFLSEGNGALWLSFSEDERFFGDQRGEYHPWSSRLNNLKLLAILPANSGQDILAEQLYQNVQLHQSEWKSADEALLDIEPIVRSYREVELAGHDKLAIIVLLSVSCLVLIAIFNVSNLFISRAHTIQQQLALQAMLGAKRKLLFRGILLEALLLVSSAVLVGLFIAAWELRLVKSLTSGYLPLIDTLTLDTTVLLSAILTVLLLALLFAFVTSRMIDFSQLKQSMQSSGKGSVKAVRIATTKTLVAVQLFFTTVLVLGATLVLCKSADTLLRPLGTKLDNMYSVMLHIPADPTPFPARYANIEGFKLALTNIPGVLGVAHGESPLQSDVSVVAMQDMAGEWTPSMVRGNVGPDYFALTGLELVAGRTFSEAAIRGEKEEAIVSLAAAQALKPGGDVIGATYFIFNPDVPAEIVGISKNFNHPKRHHELQGKTVWLPALPLGYPFMIEMEPGASLTRAQIQNAISTVNGQAGIWRFSNLKKTYQSITYLERLTLLLSFALCGFCLLLSGVGIYGVLNYSFQQRRYEFGMRMALGAKRHRLYRLLLSDTIAPMLVAMLAAIMVVAGFYMSISSDWLLAKSSWLLVVIVTMLAFALATAIYPMKQLINSTPMRALKH from the coding sequence ATGGGGTTTTTACAACTTCGGCGTCAACTAGGGCTGGCAATCAAAAGTTTGCTTCAGGTGCCGAATTTTTGTATCACGTTAGTACTGACGTTGGCACTCGCGTTAAGCTGCTTTTTTGTCGCATTGAGTCTGTTTAGTGGCTTTTTTATTAAGCCGCTTGAGATTGAAAATGAATCACGATTTGTGGTGGTAGAACAAAAAAACGTATACCAAGACAGAGCGTCTGAAGGGCTGCAAAGCTTTCAAAACATGCTGAACTGGTATCAGGCCCCCTCCATGTATGAAAAACGAGCTTTGATCAGTAGCTTTTCCGATGTGGTTGAAAATCTAGCTGGCAAACCAAAGCTTACGCTGACTTTTGCAAGTTCGGATTATTTTAGTATGGTGAAAATGCCGCTAGCACTGGGGCGATACCTAACGCCGACGAAAAGCATTAGCCAGAAAAATCCAGAGGTCATTATTTCCTATAAACTTTGGCAACAATACTTCAATGGTGATGACAGTGTGCTTGGCGAGAGTCTGCGGATTGTTGGCAGACTGTACACCATCGTCGGTGTTGCTGCACGTACGCATGTTGATCCTTACTTTTTAAGTGAAGGAAATGGGGCACTGTGGCTTAGTTTCTCTGAAGATGAGCGATTTTTTGGTGATCAGCGCGGCGAGTATCATCCTTGGAGTAGCAGACTAAACAACTTGAAGTTACTGGCGATATTACCAGCCAATAGTGGTCAGGATATCCTCGCAGAGCAGCTATATCAAAATGTTCAACTGCACCAAAGCGAATGGAAATCGGCTGACGAAGCGTTACTTGATATTGAACCTATAGTACGTTCGTACCGAGAGGTAGAGCTGGCGGGACATGACAAGCTTGCCATTATCGTGTTGTTGAGTGTGTCATGCTTGGTACTCATCGCAATTTTTAATGTAAGTAATTTGTTTATCTCTCGAGCTCACACCATCCAGCAGCAACTGGCCTTACAAGCTATGCTCGGTGCAAAGCGTAAGCTGTTGTTTCGTGGAATCTTACTAGAAGCGCTGTTATTGGTGTCAAGCGCTGTGCTGGTGGGGTTATTTATCGCCGCGTGGGAGCTGAGGTTAGTTAAATCGCTCACCAGTGGTTATTTGCCGCTGATTGACACTTTAACCTTAGATACCACAGTGCTGCTCAGTGCTATCCTAACCGTACTGTTATTAGCTTTATTGTTTGCGTTTGTAACCTCACGCATGATTGATTTTAGCCAACTTAAACAAAGCATGCAGTCGTCTGGTAAAGGCAGCGTAAAAGCGGTACGCATAGCGACGACAAAAACACTGGTTGCGGTACAGCTGTTTTTTACCACAGTGCTGGTGCTTGGGGCGACCTTAGTGCTATGTAAAAGCGCCGATACCTTGCTTAGACCGCTCGGAACAAAGTTGGACAATATGTATAGCGTGATGTTACATATTCCCGCAGATCCCACTCCATTTCCCGCGCGTTACGCCAATATTGAAGGGTTCAAACTCGCGCTAACTAACATTCCGGGCGTGTTAGGCGTCGCCCATGGAGAAAGTCCATTACAAAGCGATGTCTCTGTGGTTGCTATGCAGGATATGGCGGGTGAATGGACACCGAGCATGGTTAGAGGTAACGTTGGGCCGGATTATTTTGCATTAACAGGGCTTGAGCTCGTTGCCGGACGCACTTTTAGCGAAGCTGCAATTCGAGGCGAAAAGGAAGAGGCTATTGTCTCTTTGGCTGCGGCACAGGCGTTAAAGCCGGGCGGTGATGTGATTGGTGCAACGTATTTTATTTTTAACCCAGATGTACCTGCTGAAATAGTCGGTATCTCAAAAAACTTCAATCACCCTAAACGTCACCATGAGCTTCAAGGTAAAACGGTTTGGCTACCCGCGCTGCCTTTGGGTTATCCATTTATGATAGAAATGGAACCGGGAGCATCACTTACTCGCGCTCAGATCCAAAATGCCATCAGCACCGTGAATGGTCAGGCGGGAATATGGCGTTTTTCAAACTTAAAAAAGACATATCAGAGCATTACCTATTTGGAGCGCCTGACTTTACTGCTAAGCTTTGCGCTTTGTGGTTTTTGTTTGTTGTTATCTGGGGTGGGCATTTACGGCGTGCTTAACTACAGCTTTCAACAAAGACGCTACGAGTTTGGAATGCGAATGGCACTTGGTGCCAAAAGACACCGTTTATATCGGTTGTTATTGTCAGATACCATCGCGCCCATGCTCGTGGCGATGTTGGCTGCCATTATGGTCGTTGCGGGATTTTATATGAGTATTTCGTCAGATTGGTTGTTGGCAAAATCCAGCTGGCTACTTGTGGTGATTGTTACCATGTTGGCTTTTGCGTTAGCCACGGCGATTTACCCAATGAAACAGTTAATAAATTCGACACCAATGCGTGCATTAAAACATTAA
- a CDS encoding sigma-54-dependent transcriptional regulator → MTPVLIIDDNPDVRMSATIVLQSHGFMSLEAAHPDEAKAMLSEQPVALILLDMNFNRDTTSGKEGLQFLSWLRQTQISVPVVVITAWAKVELAVQAMQLGACDLIEKPWQNQRLLNTVRRYTKSAEALSSAHELHAGNNATSQLFQQAQRVAKTNANVLILGENGCGKSQLAKYIHDNSGRSEHAFVSVNMAAIPTELFESELFGHRKGAFTDAKANRTGRFEMAENGTLFLDEIGSLPLPLQGKLLRVLETGEYEVVGDSETRRSNARIVSATNTDLSEAINAGQFRQDLFYRLNTVVLKVPPLRARLAELPSLAAHFLAKHTQRHGNDTGRERTLTTAALNKLLSYSWPGNIRELSHVIERAVILGLQPEITADDIELEEGVPEQEIPLLSLEEAEKRMIARAIRHFGGNVVAAGEFLGLSKSAIYRRLEKHDISPKAELDG, encoded by the coding sequence ATGACGCCAGTTTTAATCATCGACGACAACCCTGACGTGCGAATGTCAGCCACCATAGTGCTACAAAGTCATGGTTTTATGAGTCTTGAAGCCGCACACCCAGATGAAGCCAAAGCTATGTTATCAGAGCAGCCCGTTGCGCTTATTTTGCTTGATATGAACTTCAATAGAGATACAACCTCAGGAAAAGAAGGGCTGCAATTTCTTAGTTGGTTGAGACAAACGCAAATAAGTGTGCCTGTGGTTGTAATTACCGCGTGGGCCAAGGTTGAACTTGCGGTCCAAGCAATGCAGTTGGGCGCATGTGACCTCATTGAAAAACCTTGGCAAAACCAGCGACTGCTGAACACCGTTAGACGCTACACCAAAAGTGCTGAAGCGCTATCGTCAGCACATGAACTACACGCAGGCAATAACGCGACCTCTCAGTTATTTCAGCAAGCTCAGCGCGTTGCAAAAACCAATGCCAACGTGCTTATTTTGGGAGAAAATGGCTGCGGAAAAAGTCAGTTGGCTAAATATATTCATGATAATAGCGGTCGCTCTGAGCACGCTTTTGTGAGCGTGAATATGGCCGCTATTCCAACGGAATTATTTGAAAGTGAGTTATTTGGTCATCGCAAAGGTGCATTCACCGATGCAAAGGCAAACCGCACTGGGCGGTTTGAAATGGCTGAAAATGGCACTTTGTTTTTAGATGAAATCGGCAGCTTGCCGCTGCCACTTCAGGGCAAGCTATTACGCGTGCTTGAAACGGGTGAATATGAAGTCGTGGGAGATTCTGAGACGCGCCGCAGTAACGCGCGGATCGTTTCTGCTACTAATACGGATTTGTCAGAAGCGATTAACGCCGGGCAGTTTCGTCAGGACTTATTCTATCGCTTAAATACGGTGGTGCTAAAGGTACCGCCACTCAGAGCGAGATTAGCAGAGCTCCCAAGCTTAGCAGCCCATTTTTTAGCAAAACACACCCAGCGCCATGGTAATGATACCGGACGGGAACGCACGCTAACTACTGCGGCGCTAAACAAATTATTGAGTTACAGCTGGCCTGGCAATATTCGTGAGCTATCTCATGTCATTGAACGAGCAGTGATCTTAGGACTTCAGCCTGAGATAACTGCGGATGATATTGAGCTTGAGGAAGGTGTACCAGAGCAAGAGATCCCACTTTTGAGCCTTGAAGAAGCCGAAAAACGCATGATTGCAAGAGCGATCCGCCATTTCGGTGGCAATGTAGTGGCCGCTGGAGAGTTTTTGGGCTTGAGTAAATCTGCAATTTATCGACGCCTAGAAAAGCATGATATTAGCCCAAAGGCAGAGCTTGATGGCTAA
- a CDS encoding sensor histidine kinase, translating into MAKLASLEHKLLVGFAIPIITLAMLALGMICYFELTLLSAITLLLGVMIPSVFALSYGYQVVMQVLENLAVQLDGVTNEEFGVWQLAQYRKGRVELLKAELKEAAKRLQQKRQEYGQNEAFVFNFISELTLPIVVLDAHHHVYFANQAMNTVYPEQVLHGAHAKTLELKYVDEQWQHTQHISRFSIAAHKLYRGQRAYQLLVFFSVEQALRDNEKQVWQKLLSVLNHEVRNALTPVYSMAQSLQQDGNIISPEMQQTMLGVIENRAAHLQQFVANYAQVAQLPPVDMQNIEVELLVSRWQALFPSVEIKALNKGLVYCDEAQLTQAMINLVNNAEQANQSAGNDGVTLTIDRPKNWRFTLEDNGAGIANPDNLFVPFYSTKPKGSGIGLVLSRELIRNQQGELHLANLPHSKGAQAVVTLLSR; encoded by the coding sequence ATGGCTAAGCTGGCATCACTTGAGCACAAGTTACTGGTGGGCTTTGCGATACCTATAATTACACTTGCTATGCTCGCGCTTGGGATGATCTGCTATTTTGAGCTTACGCTGTTAAGTGCAATCACTTTGTTGCTCGGTGTGATGATCCCCTCTGTATTCGCACTGAGTTATGGCTATCAAGTAGTAATGCAGGTACTTGAAAATCTGGCTGTTCAGTTGGACGGTGTGACCAACGAAGAGTTTGGTGTATGGCAGTTAGCACAATACCGTAAGGGCCGGGTTGAATTGCTCAAGGCCGAACTTAAGGAAGCTGCCAAGCGATTACAGCAAAAGCGTCAAGAATATGGCCAGAATGAAGCTTTTGTATTTAATTTTATTAGTGAGCTCACCCTGCCAATTGTGGTACTTGATGCGCATCATCATGTGTATTTTGCCAATCAGGCCATGAATACAGTGTATCCAGAGCAGGTGTTACATGGTGCACATGCTAAAACACTGGAGCTTAAGTATGTGGATGAACAATGGCAGCATACGCAGCACATCTCTCGATTTAGCATTGCGGCTCATAAACTATATCGGGGGCAGCGAGCCTATCAATTATTGGTGTTTTTCTCGGTGGAGCAAGCGCTGCGAGATAATGAAAAGCAGGTATGGCAAAAGCTACTATCGGTGCTTAACCATGAAGTGCGAAACGCCTTAACTCCGGTCTACTCAATGGCGCAATCCCTACAACAAGATGGCAATATCATTTCACCTGAGATGCAGCAAACTATGCTCGGGGTAATAGAAAACCGTGCCGCACATTTACAGCAATTTGTTGCAAACTACGCACAAGTAGCGCAGCTTCCACCCGTTGATATGCAAAACATTGAGGTAGAGTTGCTGGTATCGCGCTGGCAAGCTTTATTTCCCAGTGTTGAGATAAAGGCGCTTAATAAAGGCTTGGTTTATTGTGATGAAGCTCAGCTAACGCAGGCTATGATCAACCTTGTCAATAATGCTGAGCAAGCAAATCAATCTGCGGGGAATGATGGCGTAACACTAACCATAGATAGACCAAAAAATTGGCGCTTTACCCTAGAAGATAACGGCGCTGGTATCGCCAATCCAGATAACCTTTTTGTACCTTTTTATTCCACTAAACCAAAGGGCTCGGGTATCGGCTTGGTGTTGAGCCGGGAGCTTATTCGTAATCAGCAAGGGGAATTGCATTTAGCGAATTTGCCGCACAGTAAAGGGGCTCAAGCTGTGGTTACTTTGCTTTCACGTTAA